A stretch of Castanea sativa cultivar Marrone di Chiusa Pesio chromosome 2, ASM4071231v1 DNA encodes these proteins:
- the LOC142626232 gene encoding S-adenosylmethionine synthase 2 — METFLFTSESVNEGHPDKLCDQISDAVLDACLAQDPESKVACETCTKTNMVMVFGEITTKANVDYEKIVRDTCRDIGFVSDDVGLDADNCKVLVNIEQQSPDIAQGVHGHLTKRPEEIGAGDQGHMFGYATDETPELMPLSHVLATKLGARLTEVRKNGTCPWLRPDGKTQVTVEYYNEKGAMVPIRVHTVLISTQHDETVTNDEIAADLKEHVIKPVIPEKYLDEKTIFHLNPSGRFVIGGPHGDAGLTGRKIIIDTYGGWGAHGGGAFSGKDPTKVDRSGAYIVRQAAKSIVANGLARRCIVQVSYAIGVPEPLSVFVDTYGTGKIPDKEILKIVKESFDFRPGMISINLDLKRGGNGRFLKTAAYGHFGRDDADFTWEVVKPLKWDKVEA, encoded by the coding sequence ATGGAGACCTTCCTATTTACCTCTGAATCAGTGAACGAGGGGCACCCAGACAAGCTCTGTGACCAGATCTCTGATGCAGTGCTTGATGCTTGTCTAGCACAGGACCCTGAGAGTAAGGTGGCCTGTGAGACTTGCACCAAGACCAACATGGTCATGGTATTCGGAGAGATCACAACCAAGGCCAATGTGGACTATGAGAAAATTGTGCGTGACACATGCCGAGACATTGGTTTTGTTTCAGACGATGTGGGTCTTGATGCAGACAATTGCAAGGTCCTTGTTAACATTGAGCAGCAGAGTCCTGATATTGCTCAGGGTGTGCACGGTCATCTCACTAAGCGGCCAGAGGAGATTGGTGCTGGTGATCAAGGCCACATGTTTGGCTATGCTACTGATGAGACCCCAGAATTGATGCCATTGAGCCATGTTCTTGCAACCAAACTTGGCGCTCGCCTCACGGAGGTCCGCAAGAATGGTACATGCCCATGGCTTAGGCCAGATGGGAAAACCCAAGTCACTGTTGAGTATTACAATGAAAAAGGTGCCATGGTTCCAATTCGTGTTCACACCGTGCTCATCTCTACTCAGCATGATGAGACTGTGACAAATGATGAGATTGCAGCTGATCTAAAGGAGCATGTGATCAAGCCTGTGATTCCTGAGAAGTACCTTGATGAGAAGACCATTTTCCACCTTAACCCGTCTGGCCGTTTTGTCATTGGTGGACCTCATGGTGATGCTGGTCTCACCGGCCGTAAGATCATTATTGACACTTATGGTGGATGGGGTGCTCATGGTGGTGGTGCATTTTCTGGGAAGGACCCAACTAAGGTGGACAGGAGTGGAGCTTACATTGTTAGGCAAGCTGCAAAGAGCATTGTGGCTAATGGACTTGCCAGAAGGTGCATTGTGCAAGTTTCTTATGCCATTGGTGTTCCCGAGCCTTTGTCTGTGTTTGTTGACACTTATGGTACTGGAAAGATTCCTGACAAAGAGATCCTCAAGATTGTGAAGGAGAGTTTTGATTTCAGGCCTGGTATGATTTCCATTAATCTTGATCTCAAGAGGGGTGGCAATGGCAGGTTCTTGAAGACTGCTGCTTATGGACATTTTGGTAGGGATGACGCTGACTTCACATGGGAGGTGGTGAAGCCCCTTAAGTGGGACAAGGTCGAAGCTTGA